A genomic region of Anaeromicrobium sediminis contains the following coding sequences:
- a CDS encoding N-acyl-D-amino-acid deacylase family protein, which yields MYDIKIINGKIIDFNTEDLVLSNIGIKDGKIVSIGDCDEEANVVIDAKGKILSPGFIDIHMHEEVIGHSPDGDSYDIANRMLLMGVTTAVGGNCGNNRQNINEFFDFIDYNGSPLNYLLYVGHNFLRNKVGIKDRYRNASVSEIEEMKRLVNDAIEKGAIGISFGLEYSPGVTFEEIIEVINGAKGKKMILSAHYREDGDKSIESIKEMIEISKKTKFPMQISHLGSCIDRGMMKEFLKVIKKAIDEGVDVQADCYPYDAFSTFIGSAVFDEGCFEKWNKSYDSILLTEEPYRGKVCNEELFHKVRKEHPNMIVVAFVMNEDEVIEAIKAPFVLVASDGLYTKGQGHPRGAGTFPRVLGRYVREKEELNLIEAIKKMTLLPAKRLGLNNKGKIGIGLDADLVILNPDTIIDKATFENPTEPPSGIDFVILNGKITVKNNIIIENRVGRVIRRQELSKWGN from the coding sequence ATGTACGACATAAAAATTATAAATGGAAAAATAATTGATTTTAATACAGAAGATCTTGTATTAAGTAATATAGGTATTAAAGATGGAAAAATTGTATCAATTGGTGATTGTGATGAAGAAGCAAATGTTGTGATAGATGCAAAAGGGAAAATTTTATCACCTGGATTTATTGATATACATATGCATGAGGAAGTTATTGGTCATAGTCCTGATGGTGATTCATATGACATAGCTAATAGAATGCTTCTTATGGGAGTTACTACAGCTGTAGGTGGAAATTGTGGAAACAACAGGCAGAATATAAATGAGTTTTTTGATTTTATAGATTATAACGGCTCTCCATTAAATTACTTGCTTTATGTTGGACATAATTTTCTTCGGAATAAAGTGGGCATAAAAGATAGATATAGAAATGCTTCAGTATCAGAAATAGAAGAAATGAAAAGATTGGTTAATGATGCAATAGAGAAAGGGGCTATAGGAATATCCTTTGGTTTAGAATATAGTCCAGGAGTTACATTTGAAGAGATAATAGAAGTTATTAATGGAGCAAAAGGTAAAAAGATGATTCTATCAGCCCATTATAGAGAAGATGGTGACAAATCCATAGAATCCATAAAAGAAATGATAGAAATATCAAAGAAAACAAAATTTCCTATGCAAATATCACACTTAGGAAGTTGTATTGATAGGGGTATGATGAAAGAATTTTTAAAAGTAATAAAAAAAGCAATTGATGAAGGGGTAGATGTTCAAGCTGATTGTTACCCATATGATGCTTTTAGCACTTTTATAGGTTCAGCAGTATTTGATGAGGGATGTTTTGAAAAATGGAACAAATCATATGATAGTATTTTATTAACTGAAGAGCCTTATAGAGGGAAAGTATGCAATGAAGAGTTATTTCATAAAGTTAGAAAAGAACATCCAAACATGATAGTAGTAGCGTTTGTCATGAATGAGGATGAAGTTATAGAAGCTATTAAAGCTCCATTTGTGTTAGTTGCAAGTGATGGACTTTATACTAAAGGACAAGGTCATCCTAGAGGTGCAGGAACATTTCCTAGAGTATTAGGAAGATATGTGAGAGAAAAAGAAGAACTAAACTTAATAGAGGCTATTAAAAAAATGACATTACTACCAGCTAAAAGACTTGGTCTTAATAATAAAGGAAAAATTGGGATTGGGTTAGACGCTGATTTAGTAATACTAAATCCAGATACAATTATAGACAAAGCTACCTTTGAAAATCCTACAGAACCACCAAGCGGTATAGACTTTGTAATATTAAATGGTAAAATTACAGTTAAAAATAATATAATTATTGAAAATAGAGTAGGTAGAGTCATAAGAAGACAAGAACTTTCAAAATGGGGGAATTAA
- a CDS encoding M20 family metallopeptidase yields the protein MINRVDNVLDDIKKELINLSDFILENPELGYEEVKSCNAHVQLLKKYGFKVEEEYMNIKTAFKGTFNSGKEGPTIAYLAEYDALPGIGHGCGHNILGATSTGAGIVLSKLINDLGGKVIVYGTPAEETSGAKVHMVNNGSFDDVDIAMMAHPGDKHYKSGKSLAMEAIQFTFRGKSAHAAACPEQGINALDGVINTFNNINGLREHVKSDSRIHGVVIEGGKAANIVPDLAIAQFYVRATSKKYLKELVEKVKNCARGASLAAGTQLDISNYEVSYDNLVTNKILSNMYTKKLNEVGVENVYDPRESYGSLDAGNVSQVCPTIHPYFSISDENIVAHTKEFAEATNKPKAYEGMLKTIKALVLTAVEIISDDKLLNEIKEEFINTEK from the coding sequence ATGATAAATAGAGTAGATAATGTATTGGATGATATAAAAAAAGAATTAATAAACTTAAGTGATTTTATATTAGAAAATCCTGAACTAGGTTATGAAGAAGTGAAATCATGCAATGCTCATGTTCAATTATTAAAAAAGTATGGATTTAAAGTTGAAGAGGAGTATATGAATATAAAAACTGCATTTAAAGGTACTTTTAATAGTGGGAAAGAAGGACCTACTATAGCTTATTTAGCAGAATATGATGCATTGCCTGGTATAGGCCATGGATGTGGCCATAATATTTTAGGGGCTACTAGTACAGGAGCAGGAATAGTACTTAGTAAGCTAATAAATGACCTAGGTGGTAAAGTTATAGTCTATGGAACTCCAGCTGAGGAAACTAGTGGAGCAAAAGTACATATGGTCAATAATGGTTCCTTTGATGATGTAGATATAGCAATGATGGCACATCCTGGAGATAAGCACTACAAAAGTGGGAAATCATTAGCTATGGAAGCAATACAATTTACCTTTAGAGGAAAATCAGCTCATGCTGCAGCTTGTCCAGAACAAGGAATAAATGCACTAGATGGAGTCATAAATACATTTAATAATATAAATGGATTAAGAGAGCATGTAAAATCTGATTCTAGGATACATGGAGTTGTAATTGAAGGAGGAAAAGCTGCTAATATAGTACCAGATTTAGCAATAGCCCAGTTTTATGTAAGAGCAACATCTAAAAAGTATCTAAAGGAACTTGTTGAAAAAGTTAAAAATTGTGCTAGAGGAGCATCCCTTGCAGCAGGGACACAATTAGATATATCTAATTATGAAGTATCATATGATAATTTAGTGACTAATAAAATACTTTCAAATATGTATACTAAAAAGCTTAATGAAGTTGGAGTAGAAAATGTATATGACCCTAGAGAAAGTTATGGCTCGTTAGATGCAGGGAATGTAAGTCAAGTATGCCCAACAATTCATCCATATTTTAGTATAAGTGATGAAAATATTGTAGCTCATACTAAGGAATTTGCAGAAGCTACAAATAAACCTAAAGCATATGAAGGAATGCTAAAAACTATAAAAGCACTAGTTCTAACTGCAGTAGAGATTATAAGTGATGATAAATTATTAAATGAGATTAAAGAAGAGTTTATAAACACTGAAAAATAG
- a CDS encoding MBL fold metallo-hydrolase — MDIKQVKGNTFCIDTGMTYIPFYKINDKEIIMLDSGWAEGEREGIDELLEKNNFKVVGIVCSHAHIDHIGNTAYFKKKYNCIVAMSAYEALICSSTVNLKVYYNRQTLSDVTDHFGHMVCKTDIMILDNQDSIDVCHVKFKILHTPGHSPGHICIITPDDVAYVGDALISYGVMKGAKMPYAFILKEDLKSKKKLYDLRCSKYVVAHKGIYNDITKLITDNIDFYKNRAARVYDVIDGTMTMEDIMKAVIKNWNISVKSIYKYAIMEKMLRSYVEYLNETRMIELIMEDGFLKYTKGSPN, encoded by the coding sequence ATGGACATAAAACAAGTGAAGGGAAATACATTTTGTATTGATACTGGAATGACATACATCCCTTTTTATAAGATTAATGATAAAGAAATTATTATGTTGGATTCAGGGTGGGCAGAAGGAGAGCGAGAAGGAATAGATGAGCTTTTGGAAAAAAACAACTTTAAGGTAGTTGGTATAGTATGCAGTCATGCCCATATAGACCACATAGGAAATACTGCATATTTTAAGAAAAAATATAATTGTATTGTTGCTATGTCAGCCTATGAGGCTCTTATTTGCAGCTCGACTGTCAATCTAAAGGTTTATTATAATAGACAGACATTATCTGATGTAACAGATCATTTTGGACATATGGTTTGCAAAACAGATATTATGATTTTGGATAACCAAGATAGTATAGATGTGTGCCATGTTAAATTTAAAATTCTTCATACACCTGGACATAGTCCTGGGCATATATGCATTATCACTCCCGATGATGTTGCTTATGTAGGAGATGCCCTCATAAGCTATGGAGTCATGAAAGGGGCAAAAATGCCCTACGCATTTATACTTAAAGAAGATTTGAAAAGCAAAAAAAAGCTTTATGACTTAAGATGTAGCAAGTATGTAGTGGCACACAAGGGCATATATAATGATATTACAAAACTGATAACTGATAATATAGATTTCTATAAGAATAGAGCGGCAAGGGTATATGATGTGATAGATGGGACTATGACAATGGAAGATATTATGAAGGCTGTTATTAAAAATTGGAATATCAGTGTAAAAAGCATATATAAATATGCCATAATGGAAAAAATGTTAAGGTCCTATGTTGAATATTTAAATGAAACAAGAATGATAGAGTTAATTATGGAGGACGGATTTCTTAAATATACAAAGGGTAGTCCCAACTAG
- a CDS encoding DUF421 domain-containing protein produces MTIYFTIAFRVVTIMLILLISTLIISGRRTLDQLPVFDFLTIIVIGAITGADIAEPKVHHFHITFAIVMTYLLQKFLNIMHLKSITFRRLTTFPPIILVQDGKMIYKNIKSVKYTIDEVLMLLRQKDIFNISEVRYAILEPNGEISILRKNSVQTLSNEDITHSMEDVNLSYTIILEGKLQDRNLGVIGISKEETLELIQKEGFNDYKEIFFASMDKKKNIYISPYNFEWDHI; encoded by the coding sequence ATGACTATATATTTTACAATCGCATTTAGAGTTGTAACTATTATGCTTATTTTATTAATATCAACACTCATTATCTCTGGAAGACGTACCCTTGACCAACTACCAGTATTTGATTTTCTCACTATTATTGTTATAGGTGCCATTACTGGGGCTGATATTGCAGAGCCAAAAGTTCATCATTTTCATATCACTTTTGCCATTGTCATGACCTACTTACTTCAAAAGTTTCTAAACATAATGCACTTAAAATCAATTACCTTTAGAAGATTAACCACCTTCCCTCCCATAATTTTAGTTCAAGATGGAAAAATGATTTATAAGAATATAAAAAGTGTTAAATACACTATAGATGAAGTTCTAATGCTTTTAAGGCAAAAGGACATTTTTAATATAAGTGAAGTGAGATATGCTATTTTAGAACCAAATGGAGAAATTTCTATATTACGTAAGAATTCTGTTCAGACCTTATCTAATGAAGATATAACCCATAGCATGGAAGATGTTAATCTTAGTTATACAATTATTCTCGAGGGTAAATTACAAGATAGAAATTTAGGAGTTATTGGTATAAGCAAAGAAGAGACCCTAGAATTAATTCAGAAAGAAGGATTTAATGATTATAAAGAAATTTTCTTTGCTTCAATGGATAAGAAAAAGAATATCTATATTTCACCCTATAATTTTGAATGGGACCATATTTAG
- a CDS encoding glycoside hydrolase gives MKYKNLISCILILTLLTGCGSTAISNNKDVHGQKDKNILRVDKRKEEATKVLVEENKIYLSNSRMSICMDAKNLEVINIDNNENKVSLSDPVGNYNVSQIKTTEEGVKFQIIDEAVEVNVSLKDNRLNIHFSTGKEMSFTWPRVQSTKGFDSYIMPHYEGKYIPKKDKIFRTFFTQHESWDTLEFLSMPFVGIKNELNTYTYIMENGYNNEIVFTDDNENLGFSINHEFTSNHHIKEFSYEIVVDENDYIKPAKVYREYLMETDQFVSLEEKGKKAKDLDKLYGGVQIYLWSSGVLDTRDIGRWLGFVKEINNSKNSMSISKRLWELLPEESETKNLIFQYSNDGYVDQYGRKTIIRDINGILKRKDFYEESVFKSQGKSKEVESLLNKGLINLSDTEIYELNLRLFYEGFEEYFHVKFEDVGNGFSTKMLNKLQELGIKKAWLSGDNMAQNWMLNESVAKKAIDAGYLIGAYDSYHSMHKPGIEKWDTAKFDKNLWETGGIMRKNGSYFDGFKRIGRKVSPLAAMPYVKNRMGKIMDSITVNSWFVDCDAAGELYEDYNPLHPASKEDDANARKERLQWMIDEYGLVVGSEGGNSYLSDTIHFAQGMMAPVIAWGDADMRKNRDSEFYLGNYWPMEGPQVFVKQVPLKEKYGYIYYKPEFRLPLYQTVYHDSVITTSHWGSGSLKFSNQIITNALTELLYNVQPLYNLNLEELEKHGEFISKYYSVFSKIHEITATEPLSEFEILTEDRLVQKTKFGDKVEVIANYKSEGFVHEGRKIPGESVEIYIMKDETRQIYTP, from the coding sequence ATGAAATATAAAAATTTAATTAGTTGCATCCTTATACTTACACTCCTAACAGGATGCGGTTCTACAGCAATAAGTAATAACAAAGATGTTCATGGGCAAAAGGATAAAAATATATTAAGAGTAGATAAGAGAAAAGAGGAGGCAACTAAGGTACTCGTAGAAGAAAATAAAATTTATTTAAGCAATAGTAGGATGTCAATTTGCATGGATGCAAAAAACTTAGAAGTTATTAATATTGATAATAATGAGAATAAGGTTAGTTTATCGGACCCAGTGGGCAACTATAACGTGAGCCAAATAAAAACTACTGAAGAAGGGGTTAAATTTCAAATCATAGATGAGGCTGTAGAAGTAAATGTTTCGCTAAAGGATAACAGACTAAACATCCATTTCTCTACAGGAAAAGAAATGAGCTTCACATGGCCAAGAGTACAATCAACAAAAGGCTTTGACTCATATATTATGCCACACTATGAAGGCAAGTATATACCGAAAAAGGATAAAATATTTAGAACGTTTTTCACCCAGCATGAGAGTTGGGATACACTGGAGTTCTTGTCTATGCCATTTGTAGGTATCAAGAATGAATTAAACACGTATACCTATATTATGGAAAATGGTTACAACAATGAAATTGTCTTTACAGATGATAATGAGAATCTAGGATTTAGTATTAATCATGAATTCACTAGTAATCACCATATAAAAGAGTTTTCATACGAAATTGTTGTTGATGAGAATGATTATATAAAGCCTGCAAAAGTATATAGAGAATACTTAATGGAAACAGATCAATTCGTATCCTTGGAGGAGAAAGGTAAGAAAGCTAAAGACTTAGATAAGCTTTATGGAGGGGTGCAGATTTATCTGTGGAGTAGTGGTGTTCTTGATACAAGGGATATTGGAAGATGGTTAGGTTTTGTAAAAGAAATTAATAATAGTAAGAATAGTATGTCTATATCAAAGCGATTATGGGAGTTGCTTCCAGAGGAATCGGAGACAAAGAATCTCATTTTTCAGTATAGCAATGATGGTTATGTAGATCAATATGGTAGGAAAACAATAATCAGAGATATTAATGGTATTTTAAAAAGAAAAGATTTCTATGAAGAATCAGTGTTTAAGAGCCAAGGAAAGAGTAAGGAGGTGGAGAGCCTTCTTAATAAAGGACTAATAAATTTAAGTGATACTGAGATTTATGAGTTGAATCTGCGTCTCTTCTATGAAGGGTTTGAAGAATATTTTCATGTTAAATTTGAAGATGTAGGTAATGGATTTTCAACAAAAATGCTAAATAAGCTGCAAGAATTGGGAATCAAAAAAGCATGGCTTAGTGGGGATAATATGGCTCAAAACTGGATGTTAAATGAGTCAGTAGCTAAGAAAGCAATTGATGCTGGTTACTTAATCGGTGCATATGATTCTTATCATAGTATGCATAAGCCAGGAATTGAAAAGTGGGATACTGCTAAATTTGATAAAAATCTGTGGGAAACAGGAGGGATAATGAGAAAAAATGGGAGCTATTTTGATGGATTCAAGCGTATAGGAAGAAAAGTCAGTCCACTAGCGGCCATGCCATATGTAAAAAATAGAATGGGAAAAATTATGGATAGTATAACAGTTAATTCTTGGTTCGTTGATTGTGACGCTGCAGGAGAATTATACGAAGATTATAATCCACTGCACCCTGCAAGCAAAGAAGATGATGCAAATGCAAGAAAAGAAAGACTTCAGTGGATGATTGATGAATATGGTTTGGTTGTGGGGTCAGAAGGAGGAAATTCTTATTTATCAGATACAATTCATTTCGCCCAAGGAATGATGGCACCTGTTATAGCATGGGGAGATGCAGATATGAGAAAGAATCGTGACTCAGAGTTTTATCTAGGAAACTATTGGCCAATGGAAGGACCACAGGTTTTTGTTAAGCAAGTACCATTGAAAGAGAAGTATGGTTACATTTATTATAAGCCTGAATTTAGATTACCCCTTTATCAAACAGTGTACCATGATTCAGTTATTACAACATCACATTGGGGAAGTGGAAGTTTGAAGTTTTCCAATCAGATTATTACCAATGCACTTACAGAACTGCTATATAATGTGCAACCATTATATAATCTGAATTTAGAAGAGCTTGAAAAACACGGAGAATTCATTTCAAAATACTATAGTGTATTTTCAAAGATCCATGAAATAACTGCTACTGAGCCATTAAGTGAATTTGAAATATTAACTGAAGATCGATTAGTACAGAAAACAAAGTTTGGTGATAAAGTAGAAGTAATAGCTAATTATAAATCAGAAGGCTTTGTACATGAAGGGCGTAAAATCCCTGGGGAAAGTGTGGAGATTTATATTATGAAAGACGAGACTAGACAGATTTATACACCATAA
- a CDS encoding response regulator transcription factor, with the protein MKILIAEDNRELCRVLKSYFMKEGYTVFTAFNGKEALDIFYSEEIDIVILDWMMPVLNGISVCKEIKSNSDVKVLILTAKSQADDELTALNIGADEYVRKPFDPRVLIARVNKLLSTNGWLTVKDVKLNMKKGKIFRDGEDINATNMELKLLHILLSNKGYIVSREQLLDKVWGYDYEGSHRTLDTHIRRLREKIGNGIIITHRGMGYSINAEKQ; encoded by the coding sequence ATGAAGATATTAATTGCTGAGGATAATAGAGAATTATGCAGAGTATTAAAATCATATTTCATGAAAGAAGGATATACTGTTTTTACTGCATTTAATGGCAAGGAAGCATTAGATATCTTTTATAGTGAAGAGATAGACATAGTAATTTTGGACTGGATGATGCCAGTTTTAAATGGTATATCAGTATGTAAGGAAATTAAGTCTAATAGTGATGTGAAGGTGTTGATTTTGACAGCTAAAAGTCAGGCTGATGATGAATTGACAGCCCTTAATATAGGTGCAGATGAGTATGTGAGGAAACCATTTGATCCAAGAGTTCTTATTGCAAGAGTAAATAAACTACTTTCTACGAATGGCTGGTTAACAGTTAAAGATGTTAAATTGAATATGAAGAAGGGAAAAATATTTAGAGATGGTGAAGATATTAATGCTACAAATATGGAATTAAAGTTGTTACACATACTCCTCAGTAACAAGGGGTACATTGTATCGAGAGAACAATTATTAGATAAGGTATGGGGATATGACTATGAAGGAAGTCATAGAACATTAGATACACATATTAGAAGACTTAGGGAGAAAATTGGCAATGGGATTATTATTACTCATAGGGGAATGGGGTATAGCATAAATGCTGAGAAACAATAG
- a CDS encoding sensor histidine kinase, with the protein MLRNNRLSYRLFIIVSLVMSTVFICSYLINNYLVERYLIYKNHSTLNKVYDEIKELDFNKLSEENDSMEKKYDVTIIWFDYHEDESYFNEEVRYRLNKEKLTLNRIWLIENTIKKLGKGQKIDRLYDQGVLKSRILVRFFLKEGKVIVIGKTIPDSKDIIHVFNEINLFVWSGTLIILIAFIWWYMKRVTKPIEMIKDKSQEIANLKFSHIEVKTGDELEELANSINTMSNNLANTLKELDMKNEHLENLISDISHEMKTPLSLINIYAHGMQDDLDDGTYVEGIIRETNKLADLISELLNLSKLEQEKLSYSHFYMEEIISKILEEFKVFTKEKGVSIEVYNRQACEVYADKDKIETVMRNVIFNAIKYTTNKKVTILLGEKDDRIDIQVSNGVNEEFKEEELRNIFNPFYVMDSSRNKEISGNGLGLAIVKSILDKHNGQYQVYIEDKKFIFHMLL; encoded by the coding sequence ATGCTGAGAAACAATAGATTAAGCTATAGACTTTTTATTATTGTATCACTTGTTATGAGCACTGTTTTTATATGTTCCTATTTAATCAATAATTATTTAGTAGAACGTTATTTAATTTATAAAAACCACTCTACTTTAAATAAAGTTTATGATGAAATTAAAGAATTAGACTTCAATAAATTGTCAGAAGAAAATGATAGTATGGAGAAGAAGTACGATGTGACCATTATATGGTTTGATTATCATGAAGACGAGAGCTATTTTAATGAAGAGGTTCGCTATCGATTAAATAAGGAAAAATTAACATTAAATCGGATCTGGTTAATTGAAAATACCATAAAGAAGCTAGGCAAGGGACAGAAAATTGATAGACTGTATGACCAAGGCGTATTAAAATCTAGAATACTAGTCAGGTTCTTCTTAAAAGAAGGAAAGGTAATTGTTATAGGAAAAACTATTCCTGATTCAAAAGATATTATACATGTGTTTAATGAAATAAATCTATTTGTTTGGAGTGGGACACTTATTATTTTAATCGCTTTCATATGGTGGTATATGAAAAGAGTTACAAAACCTATAGAGATGATTAAAGATAAATCTCAAGAGATAGCAAATCTAAAATTTTCCCATATAGAAGTAAAGACTGGTGATGAACTAGAGGAATTGGCAAATAGTATTAACACAATGAGTAACAATTTGGCTAACACATTAAAAGAATTAGACATGAAAAATGAACATTTAGAGAATTTGATTTCTGATATTTCTCATGAAATGAAAACTCCTTTGTCTTTGATTAACATTTATGCTCATGGGATGCAGGATGATTTAGATGATGGAACTTATGTTGAAGGTATTATTAGAGAGACAAACAAATTAGCTGACTTGATTAGTGAATTACTTAACTTATCAAAGCTGGAGCAAGAGAAACTATCTTATAGCCACTTTTATATGGAGGAAATAATCTCTAAAATTCTGGAGGAGTTTAAAGTTTTTACTAAGGAAAAAGGAGTATCTATAGAGGTTTATAATAGACAAGCGTGTGAAGTTTATGCAGATAAAGATAAGATTGAAACTGTCATGAGAAATGTTATTTTTAATGCTATAAAGTATACAACTAATAAAAAAGTGACAATTCTATTAGGGGAAAAAGATGATAGAATAGATATTCAAGTTTCAAATGGAGTGAATGAGGAATTTAAAGAGGAAGAACTAAGAAATATATTCAATCCTTTTTATGTTATGGATTCATCAAGAAATAAAGAGATTAGTGGAAATGGTCTTGGACTTGCTATAGTAAAATCCATTTTAGATAAACATAATGGACAATACCAAGTATACATTGAGGACAAAAAGTTTATTTTTCACATGCTTCTGTAA
- a CDS encoding sigma-70 family RNA polymerase sigma factor: MTNQLEEEFIKMVKENKEDFYKVAYSYVKNEQQALDIIGEATYKGLNSLSKIRERKYMKTWFYRIIINESIASNRKNKNIVYDTNILENMTEDEIDKDEILDLYNAIDELSDKYKTVIILKYMKQMKTKEIANMLNMNINTVKVQVKRGVDKLRSIMGGKA; the protein is encoded by the coding sequence ATGACAAACCAGCTGGAAGAAGAATTTATTAAAATGGTAAAAGAGAATAAAGAAGATTTTTACAAAGTGGCTTATAGCTATGTTAAAAATGAGCAACAAGCTTTAGATATAATAGGAGAAGCCACATACAAAGGCCTTAACTCTCTAAGTAAAATAAGAGAGAGAAAATATATGAAAACATGGTTCTATAGAATAATTATAAATGAAAGTATTGCCTCAAATAGAAAAAATAAAAACATAGTTTATGATACTAATATTTTAGAAAACATGACAGAAGATGAGATAGATAAGGATGAAATACTAGATCTTTACAATGCCATAGATGAGTTATCGGATAAATACAAAACTGTCATAATCCTAAAATATATGAAGCAAATGAAGACAAAAGAGATAGCTAATATGTTAAATATGAATATTAATACGGTAAAAGTTCAAGTTAAAAGAGGAGTTGATAAATTAAGATCAATTATGGGAGGTAAAGCGTAA
- a CDS encoding DUF3298 and DUF4163 domain-containing protein — MDKKLNELNKIYENIQIPKNLDDVIDKAIKRKKDNKVIKMKRFDKKIYKRVGTMAASLVIVFGLTVNSSAVLAQEIYKIPVIGNLAKMVTFREYNIDNETSKGNVKIPTVSDVENKEIENQINETIQKKVDEIVKEQAILDKEYKEAYLATGGKEEEYRKVEMTVDYKLHYSSENIISFEISKYQTLAPAYNEVYFYNTDLETGKDITIKDVLGDNYAKMIKEKVEKQMIDRVKENPDLKYDLDYFKDMEIKEDRKFYVQENGEIVIFFDKYEVASGVMGPQNFVVGNLEKE, encoded by the coding sequence ATGGATAAAAAGTTAAATGAACTTAATAAAATATATGAAAACATCCAGATACCTAAGAACTTGGATGACGTGATAGATAAAGCAATAAAAAGAAAAAAGGATAATAAGGTGATAAAAATGAAAAGATTTGATAAGAAAATATATAAAAGAGTAGGAACAATGGCTGCTTCCCTAGTAATAGTATTTGGTTTAACTGTAAATTCAAGTGCAGTTTTAGCACAAGAAATATACAAAATTCCTGTCATAGGAAATTTAGCTAAGATGGTTACCTTTAGAGAATATAATATAGATAATGAAACTTCTAAGGGAAATGTAAAAATACCAACAGTAAGTGATGTGGAAAACAAAGAAATCGAAAATCAAATAAATGAAACTATACAGAAAAAAGTAGATGAAATTGTAAAAGAACAGGCTATCTTAGATAAGGAATATAAGGAAGCTTACTTAGCAACAGGTGGAAAAGAAGAAGAATATAGAAAAGTAGAGATGACAGTAGATTACAAACTACACTATTCATCAGAGAATATAATATCTTTTGAAATATCAAAATATCAAACTTTAGCTCCTGCATATAATGAAGTTTATTTTTATAACACTGATTTAGAAACTGGAAAAGATATAACTATTAAAGACGTTTTAGGCGATAACTATGCTAAGATGATAAAAGAAAAAGTAGAAAAGCAAATGATAGATAGGGTAAAAGAGAATCCTGATTTAAAATATGATCTAGATTACTTTAAGGATATGGAAATTAAAGAGGATAGAAAGTTTTATGTACAAGAAAATGGAGAAATAGTAATATTCTTTGATAAGTATGAAGTAGCCTCTGGAGTTATGGGACCACAAAATTTCGTAGTAGGAAATTTAGAAAAAGAATAA
- a CDS encoding carboxylesterase family protein, whose protein sequence is MSQYKKVYRENDNLNYLLYLPKDYSDNKEWPLILFLHGMGERGDNLNLVKKEGLPRLLETNKEFPFVVVAPQCPDESYWTKHVDDLYQLINTIKKEHSIAESHVYLTGISMGGFGTWSLGTKYPEEFAAIAPICGGLEDREIVKNLKNTPVWVFHGAKDPIIPIESSQILVDTLKECGGDVQFTIYPDLEHDSWTVTYDNPELYSWFLKHKLRK, encoded by the coding sequence ATGAGCCAATATAAAAAAGTATATAGAGAGAATGATAATTTAAATTACTTATTATATTTACCTAAAGATTATAGTGATAACAAAGAATGGCCGCTTATTTTGTTTTTGCATGGAATGGGTGAGCGAGGGGATAATTTGAATCTAGTGAAAAAAGAGGGATTACCTAGGTTGCTAGAAACTAATAAGGAATTTCCTTTTGTCGTTGTGGCACCTCAATGTCCTGATGAATCTTATTGGACTAAGCATGTGGATGATTTATACCAATTGATAAACACTATAAAAAAAGAACACTCAATTGCTGAAAGCCACGTTTATCTTACAGGCATAAGTATGGGTGGATTTGGAACATGGTCATTGGGAACAAAATATCCTGAGGAGTTTGCTGCGATTGCACCAATTTGTGGTGGACTGGAAGATAGAGAAATAGTTAAAAATCTTAAGAACACTCCCGTGTGGGTCTTCCATGGAGCTAAAGATCCAATAATTCCAATTGAATCATCTCAAATTCTTGTGGATACGTTAAAAGAATGTGGAGGGGATGTGCAATTCACCATATATCCAGATCTAGAGCATGATTCTTGGACAGTAACATATGATAATCCTGAGCTATATAGCTGGTTTCTAAAGCATAAACTTAGAAAATAA